TCCCAGTGCAGGCCTTTCTTGACAGGTGGCTGTGTGATGGTtagattttccttttgagaagagCTCTAGGGGTTGGTTTTAGGATACGACTTCtgtaaaagcttctgttttcatcattaAGAGTCCTTTCTCCGACAGTTTGAAACTGCTCTGAATTCCAGAGGAAGCTTGCTGTTCGGTTTCTTAGGGGCCAAGATCAGGAATTAGTTTCAGCGAAATGATTTCTCggttttctgaagaagcattCTGTCATTTGGAAATAGAAGTAAAATGTTCATTGTGTGGTTGAAATAATGTCTTCTGGTAGGTATGTTTTGGTCTAAGAGAGGTTCCTGCCCATACGAATAATATACTGAAAAAGGGAGCATAAATTGTGACATATTCCTATTTTGCCTGTGATCACTGAGCAAAACTGCCCTGACAGAGCTTGACTGGAGATAATACAGCAGCTTTGGTTTTCAGACCATCATTCTGATTCAGTTTGCAAGTTAAGGGCTTTTAGTATGTACAGCTGTAGGCAGATTACAGGGAATGGCTGCTGatagtgctttaaaatatttagtcacAGCCAGCTCGTGTAAGTACAATATACAAACCATTCTCATGGAGAGATCTTTGCGTTTTAAGCTGACTCAGTCCAAGTGTCTCAGggagttgtggggtttttttgtttgggccttacagaaaaggtcagaaggctttcctcctcttcagaagACTAACATGGTGTAAGCCAAGGCAAAGCATGGATAGCTTCAGGCACACGCTGTTTTCGAAAGGCTCTTCAGGGCTGTCTTCAtaagtaattttgtttgagtctctctgctctgcagaaagtgCATCAAAAGAATCCACGTCCCTTGGGCTGATTCAAACTAGATGATGAGCTTAAGAGGGGAGATACCAGCTTAGTTGGAGCCAATTCTGCCCTACTTGTGAAAGCAAGCTCAAAAAATCTCCAGAATCTCTGTGATCCAACGTCTAACAGTGCCAGTTGTGTTTCCATGTCAATGTAAAGCACTGAGCAGCTGAGAAGTGTGGCTGTTGATGGATTAAGCTCCAGGAAATAGACAGAGATGGCAGGCTGTCTTCTGTGTTCTGTCAGTCTTCATGGGTGAATCGTTTTTAGTGAACAGCTATGAAAGCAACGGCGCAGCAAAAGCAACTTAAGCTAGGTCAAGAAAGAACCTCATGCAGTAGCAGACTCTCCTTTAGTGACCTGTGAGGCCATTTTGCTGTTGGCGTTCAAACTATTTTAACAACATGGAAAAGATGTTGCTGCTTGTGTTTGATTCTCAGACCTGAGGATTTCTTGAAATGTCCTGTTAGTGTGTTGAGACGATAAAGGCGTGATGTTACCTagaccattttgctttttaatctgaaagggATTCTGTGAAGTGCTATGTAATGACATATTAATATACACTCTTACGAACTGActcatgtgtttttctgtgtttgtgttgttttcagaatacaCAGATGATAATGCCCTGATTCCTAGGAACTCATCGGTAATTGTTAGAAGAATCCCTGCAGGAGGTGTTAAAGCTACCAGCAAAACATATGTTATGTGAGTATCCATAAAGCATGGTATTCTTTGTTAGGGGTTCCAGTGTGTGAACTTTTTGGATGGGTATTAGTTTACAGAGGCATTCAGACTGTATCTTTCTCGTTAAAGCTGCTGTTAGTTTTTGTTGTCATGGGGTAGATTTTACTGTACCTGTCCCAAAGGAGAGTTACATTTTTAGGCCTGCTGGGGCATGGGGTTCAAACTCCAACAATGGTAACTTTGAAGAGGAGTCTGTTGGGTTTGTTCTTGGGGCTGATTTTTCTGAGACCCAAGCTGTAGATCCTGTTTCCTCTACATGGAGAGATTCCTCATcatatgtgtttgcttttagtgCTTTTATAGTACAGACAGATAGGCATTGTAGTGTAAACTGAGAATTGTTCCCATCTCAGAAGAGTCTGATTCTCGGTGTTGCATTTGCAGTAGGCGGGGCGGGATATGGCAGGTATTCTTACGCCCCAAATCTGGGTTTTGTGCATACTAGCTATTGAGGAAAGACCAAGggttgccagctggggaacCAGGCAAACAAGAAGTTGCATTCCTAAGTGATTCCTATTAGTTTCCTAAACACAATGCCTGTTTCCGGCAAGAGAAGAAGAACACTATCCTAAAGCATGTTGCCTTTTGTGCGAGTACGATGAAGGAGTAGTTAATCCTTTCCAAACTTGAACCTCAGTAAGCAGTTTAGCACGTTACCAAATGTTACGAGTTCTCTTTCCAGGTCGGTTTTTACCCTAAGCTGATATGCGTGCTCCAGGATTTAATTCTGTATTCCTAAGCTGTTTGGAGGACAGAGAATCGGGTGTATTGATTAAAATTACAGCTATTCAAATGCCATCCTGACTCGAGGATTATTGCTGTCATTTCTGTATTCCTACAGTCCAGTTCTCTATCAGCTGCATTAGCATTGTTTGAATGGTCATGTTTTCCAGCCTTCTTCAAGATATGCCTCTCCACCACAATGAGTAGATATTATTAGCTTGTGGTTTTGCCATGCCTTTCTGATGTTGCTTCTCAGTAAAGAAAGTAGACTGATGAGTTACAGTGTGCCTTGAACAAACAGTACAGCAGCATCCTGGTACCCATGAAGCATTTGCAAGCAAAAAGCCCTGAATTTATGTGGCTCTGCATGTAAACTTTGGGCATCTTACTGCAGTAGTCGTTGCAGTGCTTTCAGGCACTCCCTAGTAATGCTGGACACCACAGCCTTGAGCTTATAAACATGGCCTTGTTTTGGGGGTTAATTTAGGTACGTCTGCTTAGTGCTGTCCTGTCAATGCATCCTCCGTTTCTGGTTGGGTGGCCCCCTCCTAGTATGGTACTGCTGCcctgaaaggagaggagagatgctgcTAGCATCAAAGACCAAATAAATCCCTGTCTGTGGGGATAAGGAAAGAATGGCACTGCTGTTCCAGCACTGCAAATGAAGCAGGCAGATTagctttctgttccttcagctggaaacactgcagaacCAGCTGGAGGAGTGGTGAATGTTTGGGCATGATGGATGTATGCTGTAATGGTGGAGAGGCCTTCAAAAACGCGTTTCTCGCTTTGTAGTATGTCCTTCAAGGTACATGGATGAAGAAGGCATTGTGTGGTGATCTAAGGTATTTCCTTGTACTTGCTCACCTTCAGGAGGCAGGTGGCTGTAGTTGCGAGCCTGGTGGTGTTCTCGCAGTGGCAGGAAGCATGAgcctttctgtttgcacatCAATTCCACAGCAGCCTTTGAATTGCCTCTGCTCATGGGACACTTTGGATGATGTAACTTTGTAACATCAAATGTTACAAAAGTGATGTAACCCTTTGGATGATAGTTTGTTAACACTATCAATGGTTGCATGTCTGATTGGTGATGAGTAGCATGCAGACACAGATCAATGAGTACGTGGAATCTCAGCAAGTTTTCAAATGTAATAACTATTTCCTACAATATTGTAGCGTTTTCAAGATTATCTTAAAGCAGATTCAGGCaattaagaccttttttttttctcaaaaatcgTAGGAACTGCTTTCAGGTGAGATTTCTGTGCCTATTTTTAGTCAATATAGCATATGTAACACATTTAGCACATTTTGGCACTTTCATGGCTAAATATGGTAGATATCTGAACAGAGTGCTTGGGCTTCCACAGAGAAACACTGTTGTAAAGACGatgctgctgacatttttgttatttctttgtcagatggctgattttttgcatttcagtaaacTTGCACTTCAAAGTGTCTAGAGCCTCCCTATTCTTTCTTAGAAACTGAAGTACTCTGTCTGGTACCTACTTGTAATGCTAGGGATATACGGATTGGCTAAAGTTACCTTTGTACTTTCATGGTTGATTATTTAAGAACACAAAACTCTAGTAGAGACTTCATATTTTGATACTTACTCACAGAGACAAAATATCTGAGGACTTTGCTTGCACTGTTGTGTTCTGTATCTGTCAGTCTTGGAGTAATTTGTGACAAAGTAGAAATGTgattgtgggggttttttttagttgcaCTGCATGTACCAAGAGAGGACGGTGTCTGTATACGTATAAATTTCCACATTCACTAGAGTATCAGAACAGAATGTTTTGATGTTCAGGTTTTAGaatctgttttcactgctttatgTTGGGTACAAGTGCCTTATTTTAAGTTCTGatcacctttctttcttcttctagaaGTCGAAGTGAGCCAGTGAGTGCAACATCAAAAGCAGTACGTAAAAACACaatctcagcctttttttctacACACTGTTCTTAATTCTAAACAATGTAGCCTTGTATTAATTTTCCACACATTACCTTAATagatattttccagtaaaagatAGTCTATGTTGTAAATACAATGCATTTGATTCAGCATAGTAAAAACTGAGTAATGCCCTCATTTGCACAGTTCTCCTGTGAATATTGGTATTTGTGCCTAGTAATGCATTGTATTTCATATGGAATACGCTAGAATATTTCCTGAATGACTTTGTGTTGTACAGATAATGTATGATGGGTTTTGGATCACGTAGGTTGAAGGTTTGCACAACTGAACATGGTGCCATGTTCTACATCTGCCTGTCCATAGCTAGTGCTATGTCTGTCTGTATAGCTTGTtgtgtgctttttgtttcttgccataaaaatggtttggagtatttttttacattttcacagTGTATCACTTAGCTTTTGTGTCTGAATATGAATATGTGTTTAATATGAATATCTGTTGAACAtgaatgtgtgtttatttttttgcaaacagacTGATGACTCTTCTGCCCCTATTTCTCTGGCCCAGCTTATTAAGGTATATCTATATTCTCATCaagtgcttaaagaaaaaaagtgtttggtttgtatttttaaatcttatacTGTGATCCATAGCTGGATAACTCTTGTAATGTgaacaaaactttaatttgatttttaagaatttaaagtatttcttttcagtttgaaatgtctGTATATTTTGATACTGTCCTGTAACGAGTAGTTGCCAGTTTGGGAAGATAGAAGGGGAGCACCTTATCAGCCTCAACGTCATGTTGTGGTATTACTCATCTTCCAgacacaaagaagcagcacttcagaagctctttactgtttttcatacGTTTCGTTAATGTTGCATTGGAAACTAACacaattttcagagaagaatttaattgGCTGTAAGTGATGGACATTTCAGGGGGGTTTGCAACAGCCGAATTAGAGGTGTTTCTGGGGCATGGACGCTTGTGTGgccatttctgcatttctatttattaCAGTTATAGATCCATTCTTTGGATGCTGCACAATTTCATAAATTGTAGTATATCTTCTCCTTCAAACAGTCTGGAGCTTAaagatcagtttaaaaatctggataatatatttttttctacacataTCTTCAGTCCACTTGGAAGAAAATGGTATTGGTGACACAAGCCTTTATGTGAGGTACAAACAGAGCCGAAGGTTCTGAGTGCCCAAGAATGCTCTTCTCAAGGGGGTGAACAGGCACATAAACACCATGTAATGGCGTAAGGACTCCCCAGAACATCTCCAGGGCAGCTGTATTTTAtagaagcagctgttttcatgCAACCTCAGCTAGCGCTGTGCTCTTTACAGGACTGGGTGAGTGGGGTTGTCTTTGGCTGTGTGGGCTTAAACGCATTTCTAATGCGTGTGTCAAACAATTCCCTGTTAAACAGACTGCCAATCTGGCTGAAGCCAATGCTCCCgaagaagacaaagtaaaagCTGTGATGATACAGTCTTGCCACCAGTATGATCCCATCAAGTAAGTGTGGATAATGTCAAATCTGTTCTTTGAAGATTCTGGAAAAACTTGTAGAGGTGTTGGTTTTAACAAGAGAGACACATGcatgcctttctctttttttcccaaaaaactTTTAGTTATGTGAAGAAACCCTTGGGTCCACCTCCACCATCATATACTTGCTTCCGTTGTGGAAAACCTGGCCACTATATAAAGAACTGCCCAACACATGGGGTAAGATTGTGGGGGACTTCTGGTggtagtttgtttttaatgtgtttcccTTGGCAGTTAGGTAACAAATGCATGAACACTGCTATTAAGACTCATTTCTCTTGGGGTGAAATAGAGAGGCTAGATGGCAATGTTGCAAAGCCCTTCAAAATTCAAGGGAAACctggaaatagaaatgaaacattttcttttttctaggtcATTGACGTTAAATATGTCCATAGATCGTTCTCTGTCAGCTTTGATGCttagttttatatatttcactattactggaaagttttctggttttgactcTTTCTGATGACAGTTCACAGTTTTTAGTATTCCGTATAAACCCATGGTGTTTCTGTTGACGCCATCTCTTGAATATTTGCCTGTTTTAACTACACCAGTCTCTGGCTGAGCATTCATGCCATTTGACCTAAGTCACTGAATGTATATGCATGAGGTACGAATTCAACCTTCGTATGGAGAGGGTGAATTTCCCCAGTGAGTGATTCAGAGCACCGAATGAAGCTCTCGCTCGGAATTGCGCTTTGGAGGAGGAGCGGGTTTGTGTCTCTTGTCTGAGTGGGTGGTG
This window of the Ciconia boyciana unplaced genomic scaffold, ASM3463844v1 HiC_scaffold_127, whole genome shotgun sequence genome carries:
- the LOC140646028 gene encoding E3 ubiquitin-protein ligase RBBP6-like produces the protein MSCVHYKFSSKLNYDTVTFNGLHISLCDLKRQIMSREKLKATHCDLQITNAQTKEEYTDDNALIPRNSSVIVRRIPAGGVKATSKTYVISRSEPVSATSKAVRKNTISAFFSTHCS